One genomic region from Streptomyces sp. NBC_01304 encodes:
- a CDS encoding PadR family transcriptional regulator, with protein sequence MSLPHAILTALLEKPSSGLELTRRFDKSIGYFWSATHQQIYRELAKLEEGGLIRVLPAAQPTRGQKKEYEVLPAGRAELVSWVAKTDDPKPLRDPLAVRIRAAGVVGVQGLAAELRRHLALHQEQLAQYLAFEERDYPAERAADVPAEDRLRHLLLRGGIDSERFWIGWITEVLAEVEGMPEG encoded by the coding sequence ATGTCCCTCCCGCACGCCATCCTCACCGCTCTGCTGGAAAAGCCCTCCTCGGGGCTTGAGCTGACCCGTCGGTTCGACAAGTCGATCGGCTACTTCTGGTCGGCCACGCATCAGCAGATCTACCGCGAGCTGGCCAAGCTGGAGGAAGGCGGGCTGATCCGGGTGCTGCCGGCCGCGCAGCCGACGCGGGGGCAGAAGAAGGAGTACGAGGTGCTGCCCGCGGGCCGCGCCGAGCTCGTTTCCTGGGTGGCGAAGACGGATGACCCCAAGCCGCTGAGGGACCCCCTCGCCGTACGGATCCGTGCGGCCGGGGTGGTCGGGGTGCAGGGCCTCGCAGCCGAGCTGCGGCGTCATCTCGCCCTGCACCAGGAGCAGTTGGCGCAGTACCTCGCCTTCGAGGAGCGGGACTACCCGGCCGAGCGCGCGGCGGACGTGCCGGCCGAGGACCGGCTGCGGCATCTGCTGCTGCGCGGCGGGATCGACAGTGAGCGGTTCTGGATCGGCTGGATCACCGAGGTCCTCGCCGAGGTGGAAGGCATGCCCGAGGGTTAA
- a CDS encoding DedA family protein, with protein sequence MLESVGSLTGSPWIYAVVALSVLFDVFLPVLPSGFLVITAATAAAAGSGAAGQMAREVPDIMALLLCAATASVLGDLVAYRLAWRGGERLSRAIARSRRLTSAQERLGAALARGGGILVVIARFAPAGRSVVSLGAGAAHRKVREFLPWSILAGVAWAAYSVGLGYFGGQWLGATWLATGVSLVALFGAGAGAAYLMRRPRPAGPQTTG encoded by the coding sequence GTGCTCGAGAGTGTGGGGTCGCTGACCGGCAGCCCATGGATCTACGCCGTCGTGGCGCTCTCCGTCCTGTTCGACGTGTTCCTGCCGGTGCTGCCCAGCGGCTTCCTGGTGATCACCGCGGCCACCGCCGCGGCGGCGGGCTCGGGCGCCGCAGGACAGATGGCACGGGAGGTGCCGGACATCATGGCCCTGCTGCTGTGCGCGGCCACCGCGTCCGTGCTCGGCGACCTGGTCGCGTACCGCCTCGCCTGGCGCGGCGGCGAACGCCTCTCCCGCGCCATCGCCCGCTCACGCCGGCTCACCTCCGCCCAGGAACGGCTCGGCGCGGCGCTCGCGCGGGGCGGCGGCATCCTCGTCGTCATCGCCCGGTTCGCCCCGGCGGGCCGCTCGGTCGTGTCCCTCGGCGCGGGTGCGGCGCACCGGAAGGTGCGCGAGTTCCTGCCCTGGTCGATCCTGGCGGGCGTCGCGTGGGCGGCGTACAGCGTGGGGCTCGGGTACTTCGGCGGGCAGTGGCTGGGGGCGACCTGGCTGGCCACGGGGGTGTCGCTCGTGGCGCTCTTCGGGGCAGGGGCCGGGGCGGCGTACCTCATGCGCCGGCCGCGTCCGGCGGGACCGCAGACGACGGGCTGA
- a CDS encoding NADPH-dependent 2,4-dienoyl-CoA reductase has product MPPYPHLLSPLDLGFTTLPNRVIMGSMHIGLEEAERGFERMAAFYAERARGGAGLIVTGGIAPNDQGRPYEGGAKLTTQDEVAQHAVVTAAVHAEGGKIAMQILHFGRYAYHEDLVAPSAIQAPISPFPPHALTDDEVEQTVEDFVRAAELAKAAGYDGVEIMGSEGYLINEFIAAKTNERTDRWGGSYENRIRFPVEIVRRTRERVGDDFILIYRLSMLDLVPGGSTLEEVIALAKEIEAAGATIINTGIGWHEARIPTIATSVPRGAYSWVTKKVMGAVSVPLVTSNRINTPEIAEELLADGRADLVSLARPFLADPEFVAKAAAGRPDAINTCIGCNQACLDHTFNLQITSCLVNPRACHETELVLMPVPEVGARKRLAVVGAGPAGLAFAVSAAERGHLVTLFDAAAEIGGQLNIARKVPGKEEFDETIRYFRTQLSERGVEVRLNTRIDAGEFVSGAYGTYDEVVIATGVSPRTPDIEGVHHPRVLSYLDVLRDGAEVGEKVAIVGAGGIGFDVAEFLTDGGEKASLDAETYFRQWGVDTAYEGRGGLRAPERPLPPRAVHLLQRKASKVGQGLGKTTGWIHRTELKHRGVRMLAGVTYDRIDDAGLHITVDGQSEVLDVDTVVLCAGQEPRRELFDALTEAGQTVHVIGGADVAAELDAKRAVRQGTELAAAV; this is encoded by the coding sequence CTGCCTCCGTACCCCCACCTGCTGAGCCCGCTCGACCTCGGGTTCACCACCCTGCCCAACCGCGTGATCATGGGCTCGATGCACATCGGCCTCGAAGAGGCCGAGCGTGGCTTCGAGCGGATGGCCGCCTTCTACGCGGAGCGTGCGCGGGGCGGGGCCGGACTCATCGTCACCGGCGGGATCGCCCCCAACGACCAGGGGCGGCCGTACGAGGGCGGCGCCAAGCTGACCACGCAGGACGAGGTCGCCCAGCACGCCGTCGTGACCGCCGCGGTGCACGCCGAGGGCGGGAAGATCGCGATGCAGATCCTGCACTTCGGGCGGTACGCGTACCACGAGGACCTGGTGGCGCCGAGCGCGATCCAGGCCCCGATCAGCCCCTTCCCGCCGCACGCCCTCACCGACGACGAGGTCGAGCAGACCGTCGAGGACTTCGTGCGGGCGGCGGAGCTGGCCAAGGCCGCCGGGTACGACGGCGTCGAGATCATGGGCTCCGAGGGCTACCTGATCAACGAGTTCATCGCCGCCAAGACCAACGAGCGCACCGACCGCTGGGGCGGCTCGTACGAGAACCGCATCCGCTTCCCCGTCGAGATCGTGCGCCGGACGCGGGAGCGGGTGGGGGACGACTTCATCCTCATCTACCGGCTGTCGATGCTGGACCTGGTGCCGGGCGGCTCGACCCTCGAAGAGGTCATCGCCCTCGCCAAGGAGATCGAGGCCGCCGGCGCCACCATCATCAACACCGGTATCGGCTGGCACGAGGCCCGCATCCCCACCATCGCGACCTCCGTGCCGCGCGGTGCGTACAGCTGGGTGACGAAGAAGGTCATGGGCGCGGTCTCGGTTCCGCTCGTGACCAGCAACCGCATCAACACCCCTGAGATCGCCGAGGAGTTGCTGGCCGACGGCCGTGCCGACCTGGTCTCGCTCGCCAGGCCCTTCCTCGCCGACCCGGAGTTCGTCGCCAAGGCGGCGGCGGGCCGGCCCGATGCCATCAACACCTGCATCGGCTGCAACCAGGCCTGCCTCGACCACACCTTCAACCTGCAGATCACCTCCTGCCTGGTGAACCCGCGCGCCTGCCACGAGACCGAGCTGGTGCTCATGCCGGTCCCGGAGGTCGGCGCGCGCAAGCGCCTCGCCGTGGTCGGCGCCGGTCCGGCCGGGCTCGCCTTCGCCGTGTCCGCCGCCGAACGCGGCCACCTGGTCACCCTCTTCGACGCCGCCGCCGAGATCGGCGGCCAGTTGAACATCGCCCGCAAGGTGCCGGGCAAGGAGGAGTTCGACGAGACGATCCGCTACTTCCGTACGCAGCTGAGTGAGCGGGGCGTCGAGGTGCGGCTCAACACCCGTATCGACGCGGGGGAGTTCGTGTCCGGCGCGTACGGAACGTACGACGAGGTCGTCATCGCCACCGGCGTCAGCCCGCGCACCCCGGACATCGAGGGCGTGCACCACCCGCGCGTGCTCAGCTATCTCGATGTGCTGCGCGACGGCGCCGAGGTGGGGGAGAAGGTCGCGATCGTGGGCGCTGGCGGGATCGGCTTCGACGTGGCCGAGTTCCTCACCGACGGCGGCGAGAAGGCGAGCCTCGACGCGGAGACGTACTTCCGGCAGTGGGGTGTGGACACCGCGTACGAGGGGCGCGGCGGGCTGCGCGCCCCCGAGCGGCCGCTGCCGCCGCGTGCCGTGCATCTGCTGCAGCGCAAGGCCAGCAAGGTCGGGCAGGGCCTGGGCAAGACGACGGGCTGGATCCACCGGACCGAGCTCAAGCACCGGGGCGTGCGGATGCTGGCGGGAGTCACGTACGACCGCATCGACGATGCGGGGCTGCACATCACGGTGGATGGGCAGAGTGAAGTGCTGGACGTGGACACGGTGGTGCTGTGTGCGGGCCAGGAGCCGAGGCGCGAGCTGTTCGACGCGCTGACGGAGGCCGGGCAGACCGTGCATGTCATCGGGGGCGCCGATGTGGCGGCGGAGCTCGACGCCAAGCGAGCGGTGCGCCAGGGTACGGAGCTGGCCGCGGCGGTCTGA
- a CDS encoding FmdB family zinc ribbon protein: MPRYDFRCRTCGDTFELSRPMSEASDPAACPAGHEDTVKLLSTVAVGGAAAAPASGGGGGGGGGCCGGGCCG; this comes from the coding sequence ATGCCTCGATATGACTTCCGCTGCCGCACCTGCGGCGACACGTTCGAACTCAGCCGCCCGATGTCCGAAGCCTCCGACCCGGCGGCCTGCCCTGCCGGGCACGAGGACACCGTGAAGCTCCTCTCGACCGTGGCGGTCGGGGGTGCCGCAGCTGCGCCTGCCTCGGGGGGCGGGGGCGGGGGCGGGGGCGGGTGCTGCGGCGGCGGGTGCTGTGGCTGA
- a CDS encoding superoxide dismutase family protein, translating to MVAVAGVLAGAVASAVLASGGTAADCYWMRAEAQFAPPTAFIPSAAVTYDMELVPAASWIEVAQRSDEQATTVKLRVEGLKAGHKYGVHVHQKPCGADPKDAGPHYQNRVDPVQPSKDPKYLNAENEVWLDFTADKEGSGAAVARHSWGFRAGEAASVVLHREPGGAGDRLACFTVPFGSLPHA from the coding sequence ATGGTGGCAGTGGCGGGAGTGCTCGCGGGCGCCGTGGCGTCGGCGGTCCTTGCGAGCGGTGGCACGGCTGCGGATTGTTACTGGATGCGGGCCGAGGCGCAGTTCGCGCCGCCCACGGCGTTCATTCCGTCGGCGGCGGTGACGTACGACATGGAGCTGGTGCCCGCGGCGTCCTGGATCGAGGTGGCCCAGCGCAGCGACGAGCAGGCCACGACCGTGAAGCTGCGGGTGGAGGGGCTGAAGGCGGGCCACAAGTACGGCGTGCACGTGCACCAGAAGCCGTGCGGGGCCGACCCCAAGGACGCGGGCCCGCACTATCAGAACCGGGTCGACCCGGTGCAGCCCTCGAAGGACCCGAAGTACCTCAACGCGGAGAACGAGGTGTGGCTCGACTTCACCGCGGACAAGGAAGGCAGCGGGGCCGCCGTCGCCCGGCACAGTTGGGGATTCCGTGCGGGCGAGGCGGCCTCGGTGGTGCTGCACCGCGAACCGGGCGGTGCGGGCGACCGGTTGGCGTGCTTCACGGTGCCGTTCGGGTCACTGCCGCACGCCTGA
- a CDS encoding DUF2277 domain-containing protein — translation MCRSIKTLRPPVLPEEATEDDIRAAALQYVRKVSGFRAPAAHNREVFDRAVDAVAEATRELLENLEVRGAARG, via the coding sequence ATGTGCCGCAGCATCAAGACCCTTCGCCCGCCCGTGCTCCCCGAGGAAGCCACCGAGGACGACATCCGGGCCGCCGCGCTCCAGTACGTCCGCAAGGTCTCGGGCTTCCGCGCCCCGGCCGCACACAACCGCGAGGTCTTCGACCGAGCCGTGGACGCGGTCGCGGAGGCCACCCGCGAGCTCCTGGAGAACCTAGAGGTCAGAGGCGCCGCACGCGGCTAG
- a CDS encoding DoxX family protein — translation MTGRLNSAQPYALGLFRIVVGLLFACHGAASLFDFPNGTQMGGQAPEIGTWPSWYAAVIQLVGGLLVMVGLGTRAAAFISSGSMAYAYFKVHQPEGLWPLQNSGEASAMFCWALLLLVFTGSGALGLDRLFARRAAESGSEPAAQEAKAAAPATA, via the coding sequence ATGACCGGACGCCTCAACAGCGCCCAGCCCTACGCTCTCGGCCTGTTCCGCATCGTCGTCGGCCTGCTCTTCGCCTGCCACGGCGCCGCCAGCCTCTTCGACTTCCCGAACGGCACCCAGATGGGCGGCCAGGCCCCCGAGATCGGCACCTGGCCCAGCTGGTACGCGGCCGTCATCCAGCTCGTGGGTGGCCTTCTCGTCATGGTCGGCCTGGGTACCCGGGCCGCCGCGTTCATCTCCTCGGGCTCGATGGCGTACGCCTACTTCAAGGTCCACCAGCCCGAGGGGCTGTGGCCGCTGCAGAACTCCGGCGAGGCCTCCGCGATGTTCTGCTGGGCCCTGCTGCTCCTGGTCTTCACCGGCTCCGGCGCGCTCGGCCTGGACCGGCTCTTCGCCCGCCGCGCCGCCGAGTCCGGGTCCGAGCCCGCAGCGCAGGAGGCCAAGGCCGCCGCGCCCGCCACGGCCTGA